A segment of the Fibrobacter succinogenes subsp. succinogenes S85 genome:
CGGAAGTTTTTACGAAGTATAATGTGGGGCAGAATTTTTCTGCTTTTACGGTGAATCCGCATTTCTCAATCAAGCCGACATGGGATACTAAAGTCGGTGTGACAATCCCGTTCATGAGCCATCAGGGTGAAGTGCAGTATCGCAGTAACCAGACTCCGACGGACCGCACTACGGGTGGTCTTGGCGATATCTCGTTCGATTTCTCGAAGACGATTGGCAGTGGCGGTGCGGCTTCGCTTTCGGCATCACTTACGATTCCGACGGGGCAGTACGATGTAAAGCGCGGTAAGGATGGCGGTAAGGAAATCTTGCCGAGCAGCTTCCAGAAGGGGAGTGGCCTTTACTCGCTTACGCTTGGATGGGACTACAGCCGCGATACGGACAAGGGCATTTGGCTTTACAGCTTGAGCTATACGCACCCGTTTGCGATGCACTTGTTCTCGGGCGAAAATGAGTTCAACGACAGCTATTGGAAGGACATCAAGAAACATGGTGATCGCTTTAAATACCGCTTCAAGCCGTATGGCGAAAATGACCTTGGTGCATTTACTCCGCCTTCAATTGGAGGTTCTGTCGCTTATGGCTACCGCGGTCGTTCGGGCATTGTGCAATCGTTTGGCGTGAATTTCTCGATTCCGCTTGGCGTGGCTTGGATTTCTTCTGAATCTGAAGGAACTTATGACCCGAGACCGGACCCGGATCACCAGGCGTGGTCTTTGGCTCTTGTGTACGGCTTGGAATTCTCGAACCCGGATTTCCCGGTGTTCCTCGCATTCTCGCTCCCGATTCATGATAAGGCGGGTGGCGCGGATTCTAAGAATGAATACAGCGAAAAGCCGATGAAGAAGTGGAACGCTCCGGACTGGGGTGACATTGGCCAGCAGTGGACCATCGCCGTTGGCGTCAAAGGAAGCTTCTTCTAATTAGACGAAAGACCGCTTCGCTGGTAGACGAGAGACGAAAGATGAATAATTCTCTCGTCTTTCGTCTGTAGGACCGCAGGTCCGTTCTCCCGTCTAAAATGCTACGCCCTAGGGTGCGTTTTCTTGAAGGCCTGCTTGAGGCGTTCGGCGTTTACATGCGTGTAAATTTGCGTGGTGGAAATGTTCGAATGTCCGAGCATTTCCTTGACACTCATGATTTCAGCACCATTTTCGAGCAAGTGCGTGGCGAAACTGTGGCGCAGCACGTGCGGGCTTGCTTTCCCTTCCCAGCCGATATCCCGCAACAAGTTGTGGATATCGTTTCGGAGTGTGCGGATGTCGTAGGGCTTGCCGTTTTCGCTCAAGAACACATAGCTTGTAATTGTTGGGGTATGCCCTGCTTCAATTTCAACGGCCCTAAATTTTTCAAGCCAAGAAATTAATGTGTCTGTAATCGGGACGATGCGTTCCTTGTTGCCTTTACCGATGACTCGGACAAGTCTTTCTTTTATCTGTAATTGATTCCAACAGAGGCTTTGGCATTCTGAAATTCGCAGTCCCGAGCCGTAAATGAGTTCAAGCAAAAGACGTGCGCGGACTTGCGGGAGCGTCGGATTCTCGGGCAATTCAGGGAATTTCTCTTCGGCGAGGTCCTTTTGACCGAGGAACGAGACGAGGCGCTTGGGGCGCTTGGGCATGGGGACCGCTTCGGCGGGATTCTTTTGCAAAATCTTGGAACGGACGAGGTACTTGCCAAAACTTTTCAGTGCGGCGAGGTGCTCGCAGATGCTTGTAGGCGCAAGTTTTTGCTTGATTTTTAAATCCCACACAAAAGCTTTGACGTTCATTTCGGAAAAAGCTTCAAGTGGAGCATTCTCATTGATCGTGGCGAGGTATTTTTCGAGCGATTTTCGGTACGTAATGACCGTTCTTTCGGAATACCTGCGCTGGGTTTGCAGGTATATCAGGAAATTTTGGATGTATTCGTCTAAAAGCATTTTTTTAAAGTGTTTTCAAAAAGAAAAATATCTATTTTAGTTGTCACCAAATGTCTTTTTTGAAAAAATTTATATCTCTGCGGACTTGTTTCCTTGCCTGCGCGTTTGTGTCGACTTCTTTTGCTGCCGACCGCGTTGTGGGTGCGAATGCAACTCTTGATATTGAACCGGGTGCGCGTTCTGCGGCTTTGGGTTCTGCTACTTTGGCGGTTGAAGGTGATTATCTTGGGCTTGGCACCAATGCATATCAGCTTTCTCAGGCTAAATACATGTGGGCTTCGTTTTCGCATACGGCGTATTACGAAGATACCAAGTACGATTATGCGTCGATGGTGATTCCGCTCCCGGGTAATCAGGGCTTAGGTGTTTCGTTCTCCCGATTTGGCGCCGACGACATTCCTTACATCCGCGAAGGAGACCCACTGCCGGAAGGTACGGACTACAATACGCTTTCTATTGCGGACTGGGTGTTCTCTGTCGCTTGGGGGCGCCGCATTATAGACCGTTTGGACTTGGGCCTTGCGTTCCATGTGTTGTATCGCGATATGGACCAGAGTGGCTGGGGATTCCGTGGCGATGCTAGCGCTCGTTACCAGATCAAGGACGATTTTTATGTGTCTGGCCTCTTGAAAGGCTGGACTTCATCGGCCGCCTCTTGGGAATCGGGCGAGTTTGAATATTCTGCACCGGAATTTTACTTGGCTTTGAGCTATGGCTTGCCTGTCCGATATCTATATGGCAAGTTCAATTTTTACTGGCAGAGTGCGGGCCTTTTCCATCACGAATCGAGAAATCTGGATTTTGAAGAAGATACCAAGAGTGGCGAACGAATTTGGGAAGATCCGCTGGACTGGTTATCCGGTGGCCGTGGCGGTGTCGAATTTTCATTTGACTTTGGGCTCAAGTTGCGAGTCGGTTTAAGCAGTTTTATGACTTTCAAGAGCGTGACTGCAGGTGCCGGTCTTACGATTGCAAAATTCCTCGTCGTGGATTACGCCTTTGAATCGCATCCGGTGTTTTCTCCGGTGCATCGCGTGAGTGTGAACTTTAGTCCGTATCTTTTTGGCCATAAGCCGCGAGAAGAAGGTCACTTGAACAAGACTGATGCAGCGAAAAAGCTCGTGACAGAAGAACCTGAAGAGGTTCCTGCTGAAGAATTTGTCGAGGAAAGTATCCAGGAATCTCCAGTACCGGTTCAAGAAACCGTAAATGAAACTCCTGCAGCGCCCTCGGCTCCTATTATCGAAACGGACGATGAAGTTTTAGAATAAGGGGGCTATACGATGTTAGATACTAAGAATGTGGGTTTGTTCCTTTTGCTTCCGGCTCCACTCAATCCGATTGGGGCTTTTGATGCGGAAACCTTCAAGGCTAATTTCCGTGCTGTGATGACGGCGAATGACGACGCCAAGTTTATTGCAGTGGATTTGTCTGGCATCGATTTTGTCTACAGTGACGCGTATAACGCCTTTATGCAATTCCATCAGGAACTCGCCAAGCGAAATGGTACGTTTGCTGTCCTTGCCGATAGGGAATCTCTCGTGAGGAGCCTTCGAAAGGTCGGACTTGAACGCTTTATCCGCATCTTCATGAGTGCTGACGAAATGGCTGCTTATGCCCCAATTGAACAGAAGGCGGCTGTTCTTGAACAGGTTGAAAAGCCTGTTGCTGAAGAACCAGCAAAGCCGGAAGTTCCAAAAACTCAAGCAGAACCGCAACCCGCTCCTGAAACTCCGGTGGCTGCCCATACGGAACCGAGAATTCTGGACAAGAATCCGCTTGTCGATGAATCTTCTTCAAAGGGTTCTCTCGTCACTGTGATTATCCTTTTGCTGATTGTTATTGCTGTAGTATCTTATTTGGTTTTGTAACCGATGGCTGTAGAATTTCCGACAGAGATCCAACGAAAAAGAAAAAAAAAGCGGGAGCGCAATAAATTCCCGCTGATAAGGATTATTCTGGTTTTTGTCTTGTTGGTGGTCGCCTATACGAACGGGTGGTTCCGCATGCTGATTGATGCGCTGCCGTTGCCCGGACACGAAGAACCGCCCCCTCCTGTTGTCGAGGAATGGATTGAAGGCTGCACGTCGTACGATGGAACGCCTTTTGAGCTTAAAGATGGCTATGCGCAGTGCTCCTGGATTGTGACGGATTCGCTTTCGCTTCCGAATTCCTTTTTGCGTTACGTAAAGAATTTGTCTAGCGACGGTTCCAAGATCCACTGGGTTGCGCCCAAGAAGGACTTTGGCGATGCGCTTCTCGTTGTTCAGGAAGATACGACTCGCAATGTGTTTTTGCACATGACGCGCGAAGATTCTTTGAAAGTCTGGATTTCAAGCAAGACGGGTTGCCTTTTCCCTGGCCCCTGCCCGCATGTTCCGCTTGGCTGGTCGGCTCTTGCGATTGTAGACAACTTTGACTTTGAGGGACTGGAACAGTTGCTTTCGGCGGACTTGTTTAAAGGTCTTGGTGAAGCGCCCGTTTACCCTGTGTTGCCGGGAATAGTGCTTGAAGCGGGGCGCGATTCGCTAGGCATGTTTGTTGAGCTGAATCACGGAAACGGAATTACGTCGCGCATGTTTGGCATCGGTTCTTGGAAGATGGCTCCTGTTGTCGGCAAAACGCTTGGCATTAAGGATGCTGTCGGTCGCCTCTCGCCGCAGGACAGTTCATCGTTTTTCTTGACGGTGCGGCAAAACGGTTTGTTCGTGCGCTGGAAAGATTTCTATAAATTGACGCATCCGGTGGACTCAGCCCAAATTGCTATATTCAAAAAGAATCTGCCTTTTTGAGTGAGTCTGTATGAAACGAGTTGCGTTAATCCCTTTTTATTTGCTGTTTGCGTTGGCTTCGTTTTTGGTGTCGTGCGCACAAGATGGCGATGGCCCGCTTCCGGTGATGCCAAATGGTGAGTCCGTTGAAGGTGATGGATATTTTCTGGGGGCAACGCTAGATTCAGGCAAGACAATCCACCTGATTTCGGATACTCTTTTTGTGACGCTTTCGAAAATTTGGTCTTTTTCGAATTGCTCGCTCACCTCAATTGATCTGGATTATTCGTTTGACGATTCTGTACTGGTGTTTTCGCCAAAGGTGAAAATCAAGGTGAATACGGACGATTGCCCGTCACCAATGTATCGTCCGGATTCAACATTCACGATGTTGACGGATGAAATTTCTGAAAAAATCACAAAAATTGTAGTGAAAAATGATGTGGATTCCCTTTTGGATTCCATCATGCTTCGCCGTGGAAAACTGGAACTTGATACGTTCCGCATTTTTGTGGATTCCGCTTTTACTGAACCGGAAAAGCTACCGCTTAGGACAAAAGATTCTCCTTCAATTTTACGCATGCTTGATTCCCTGACTCCACAGAAGTTCTATTGGAGAACGTTACGTGCAAACTGCACTATGCGCGTGGATATATGCAATGATGTTGTCGCGGATACGGTTTACCCGACATCCTGGAAGGCGAGCGATACCGCCCTTGTTCCGGTGCGTTATGCGTGTGCGTCTTCGGATTCTACGTACTGTCTGGATTCTAAGTGGGAATACGATTCAACAGCTCTTGGCAAGGTGATGGAGCGCTTAGATACTGTTTGGCATACGAGTACGTATTATATCGAAGATATTCCGAAGTGCGCAATGGTGAATGGTTTTTCGCGTACGGCGTTTTATTACGGCGGAAAAATGACCTTCTTGCGTGAGCTTTTTGTCCCCGATGAAAGCGAGCGCTCTTGCGGCCCTGCGACAAAGAAGGACTGGGTTGCCATTAACCTTGCAACGGACAGCCTTGTGGTTGAATCCGAAGATAAAATTTCTGTAGATAGTTTGTATAAAGTCTGGAAGTCGGCGACGGTCGCTAACGATACGCTTAAAGCCGATTCGACGGAGTCAAAATGATTGAATATACCTTTGCTGCTGAAATAGCAGAAGAAGACAAACCGGTAATTCTTGAAAGCAAGATTTACAAGCAGTGGCTTGAAGCGTCCGAGAAAAAGTTCAATATCACGAAGGTGCATTTTGCTTCGGTTGATTACTTTAGCAAACGCCATGAGCCGTTGTTCATCAAGCTGAATGCGACTGCATTCTTGCCGGATGGTAAGCCTGTGCATGGGATTGTGCTTGTGCGTGGTCATGCTGTGGGCGTGCTCGTCGTGCTCCATTGTGAAGGCAAGCGTTACTTGCTCTTGGTGCGCCAACCGCGATTTGCAATTTCTGAGACAGCATCGCTTGAAATCCCGGCAGGGATTCTTGACTGGTCGGGCGATTTCCGCAAGGTGGCTCTTTCTGAACTTGAAGAAGAAGCGCAAATCAAGGCGAAGGATTCCGAGCTGATTGACTTGATGGACTTCTGGTACAAGGGCTCAAGCGAAGGCTTTGCCGGAAGTTGCGGACTTTTGGACGAACGCATCCGCCTTTATGCGATTGAACGTAGCGTGACGCGCGAAGAACTTGAAGCGATGGACGGCAAGAACCAGACCTATACTGACGAGAACGAATGGATCCGCACGGAAGTGTTGCCTTATGAAGAGGCCGCCCACAAGTTCATTGATGGAAAGAACTTGATAGCTTTGTTCTTATACGAACGCTGGCTCGAAGCGCAGAAGGTGTATTATTAAAATTAGCGGATAGATGCTTGGGCTGTGAGCTCGGTCGCCTTCGGCTCCCTTTGGGCTATGGGGTATAATTACTAGAAAATCGTGTTGTTGATGGTGAGGCCTGCGAAGAACAGGATCAAGTAGCCGTACCATAGTCCGGTTGGCACGTAGTTCCAGATACGCTTGTATTTTTTCGGCTCGTCCTTATTCTTTTCCTTAATACGGACAATATTCTTTTTAAGATAAAAACCGCAGAGCGCAAGTCCGCCGATGCTGATAAGGATAAGAAGTACGTAAGCCATGCTTTAAATATAGCATAAAGCGAGCGTCGCGACAACAAGTTTACTTGTTGGCATGACCGAACTGAGCTATATGCACTCCATATGGAGTGCCATATAGCATATTGGCAAAAAATTTATTATTTTAAGAACAAACTTTTATACAATGCTAGGGCGTTTTTTGTCGCTATGGCTATAGTAAGGAGGAAAAATGAATAGAAATAAAAGAAATTTGGCTTTAATTGTGCCGATTATGGCATTTTGGGCAGCTTGCTCAGAAAGTGACCCTGCACCTGTCGGATTAGGTGGTGGAGCTCAATATAGAACGGACTGTCCTACGGATGGGTCTAGACCTCTTGCGAAAGAGGGGGCCAGTGCCGAAAATTCTGTGCTTAATTTGGATGTCGTTATTCGCGATTTCCAGCAGAACCATTCGGATTTTGAAAACTTCTCGGAAGAAACGGTTAAGCATCTGGATGATATCTATAGCTACGAGACTGAAACCGGTGCTGCCATGAAAGCTTTTGGCTTTGATGAAGATTGGTATGCGGCTACGGCTTACCACAATACGTGCGGTAACATGTATTCTTTTGAAACCGCGGGCGTTGGGGCTCAAATTGGCGTTGATGGGGTGCCTATGCAGGTGAATCCCGCTTTGCCATCGTATTTGCAACAGGTTTCTGCGGGTCCGGTATTGGAATACGGGGAATGTGCTGAGACTGTGGACGCTCTATCTGGGCTTAAGATTTTGCGCGGCTACAAAAATGCTC
Coding sequences within it:
- a CDS encoding tyrosine-type recombinase/integrase; the protein is MLLDEYIQNFLIYLQTQRRYSERTVITYRKSLEKYLATINENAPLEAFSEMNVKAFVWDLKIKQKLAPTSICEHLAALKSFGKYLVRSKILQKNPAEAVPMPKRPKRLVSFLGQKDLAEEKFPELPENPTLPQVRARLLLELIYGSGLRISECQSLCWNQLQIKERLVRVIGKGNKERIVPITDTLISWLEKFRAVEIEAGHTPTITSYVFLSENGKPYDIRTLRNDIHNLLRDIGWEGKASPHVLRHSFATHLLENGAEIMSVKEMLGHSNISTTQIYTHVNAERLKQAFKKTHPRA
- a CDS encoding STAS domain-containing protein; its protein translation is MLDTKNVGLFLLLPAPLNPIGAFDAETFKANFRAVMTANDDAKFIAVDLSGIDFVYSDAYNAFMQFHQELAKRNGTFAVLADRESLVRSLRKVGLERFIRIFMSADEMAAYAPIEQKAAVLEQVEKPVAEEPAKPEVPKTQAEPQPAPETPVAAHTEPRILDKNPLVDESSSKGSLVTVIILLLIVIAVVSYLVL
- a CDS encoding M23 family metallopeptidase yields the protein MLIDALPLPGHEEPPPPVVEEWIEGCTSYDGTPFELKDGYAQCSWIVTDSLSLPNSFLRYVKNLSSDGSKIHWVAPKKDFGDALLVVQEDTTRNVFLHMTREDSLKVWISSKTGCLFPGPCPHVPLGWSALAIVDNFDFEGLEQLLSADLFKGLGEAPVYPVLPGIVLEAGRDSLGMFVELNHGNGITSRMFGIGSWKMAPVVGKTLGIKDAVGRLSPQDSSSFFLTVRQNGLFVRWKDFYKLTHPVDSAQIAIFKKNLPF
- a CDS encoding NUDIX domain-containing protein, producing the protein MIEYTFAAEIAEEDKPVILESKIYKQWLEASEKKFNITKVHFASVDYFSKRHEPLFIKLNATAFLPDGKPVHGIVLVRGHAVGVLVVLHCEGKRYLLLVRQPRFAISETASLEIPAGILDWSGDFRKVALSELEEEAQIKAKDSELIDLMDFWYKGSSEGFAGSCGLLDERIRLYAIERSVTREELEAMDGKNQTYTDENEWIRTEVLPYEEAAHKFIDGKNLIALFLYERWLEAQKVYY